The genome window caattatatgcatatcctagcttctgggcctgagtaacaggcagtttactttggacacgcgtttcatccggacgtgaaaatactgcccctacccaagagaggttaaagaAAAACTCTTCTTCCAGTATGGGTTGAGTATTCGCCGGGGACCGTAAAACATCAGCCACCTTTTCCAGCGCCATTCTTCAATTATTTTCTTGGGGCCCTTAAATGCtgggcatttaaaaaaatgacaacctgtttttgtgttgtcattatggggtattgtgtgcagatttaaaggggggggggggttaatccattatagaataaggctgtaacgtaacaaaatgtggaaacggAGAAGAGGTCTgaatgtctgaatactttccgaatgcaactGTAGCTTTtgggttgtttctggacattgCCATCTTACTACTGCTCTTAGCTGGTAGATCTCTCTAGTAAAGACTATGACTGTGTAGCCTAATACCCCTTTCTCTACCGTGCCAACCAAGATTGTACTTTGCTGGCTTAGGTCCTTTCCAGCACAGTTCCAACAACTATGGTGGATGCATAATCAGGCTGGCAAAGTACAGCTTGGGTACAGGGCTCCACAAATGCTTCTAAATTGACTACCCTACCTCCACCAAGGAAAATGTCTGGAAACTGTGGGAAAATAAACAGTGCCTATACTGAGCCAGGGGAGTTTGTGAATTTGAAATCCTTTTGTATTTCGACTCATGAACCTCTGCAAGCTCTGTTCCATTGACATTGGCCCATTCAGAAATGGTTAAATGTAATGACGTCCTGACTTGGTGTTACTTTCTATCAACATAAAAAAGTTTGAAGACTAATTTTGATGAccttttctgttttattttcTAGCTTCATGAGTAAATGTAGCCTTACCCACATCAACCTGGACCCCATACACATGCTAAAGCAGGTGGTGAGTATTTGGTCCATTGTTTTGCATGCAGAGACAAACGTGACAAGAAATGTAGCCTAACGAATGTAGACATTTGCCTTAATCTTGATATGGTGTTCTCTCCTTGTACAGCTAACATTAGATCACCAATACCCACTTCTACCAAGGTATTTTAATTAACTGTATGTGGTATCAGTGTGTGCAATATTCAATATCTGTCATGTATATGTATTCTCTTTCAGGATTGGGTTTTGGAAAACAGTGTTCCCAGGTCACCTGTGGAGGTCGAGCATGGCTCAAGGATTTAACACTTGTTTTCGGAACCTTCCGCCATTGTCGTCGGATTCAAGGACTTTGAATGTGCCTTTGGATTCTGAAGATAGTTTGGCGCACCACCTTGAAAGCCTCATTGAACATAATGACCTTTCCAACACCGTGGTTTCACCGGAAAACATTTCCTCAGACTTGAACTTGAGTTCAAACTTTTTCTCAAATTCCAATACTAGTTCTGATTTTGTACAACAGAAATACTATGATGACGTCGTTTGGCAAGATGAGGGTCAACCAGTACATCATGAAGGTCAGTTTAACCACACAAGCAACAGCTTCTTTACCCCAGCTAGAGCAGCCAGTTCAAGTAATTGCCTCTCAACTTCAGGTGCAGACCTGAACCCCCATGATCTTAAACAAGAATGTGACTTATTGAACCCTTCCATTCCAGAGGACTACTCCGATGTTAGTAGCTGCTCAGAGTCTGATGTTGATAGGACAGGGCCTTGTGAAATGTTAAAACATGGTTCAAATGATTCTTCACTGGTTGCAGATGACGAGGAAAATGAATGTGCATGGAAGAGCCCAGAGACCAACACAGGTTCCCCAGAAAGCATGTCTACAACAGAGAGTGAGGTAGAAGAGGGTCAAGATGAACCACcagagaaggaaaaggagacaTTCATGATGCAAGAGAATAAATACTCAGAGACCTCCGGTGCTCCAGAAAGCCTATCTGTTTCAGAGGACGAGGGAGAAAAGGATCATCTGGATGGAGAAGCACATGAGAAAGATGAGACTTGCATGGATCAAGATGATCAACACACAGACTCTCCCTCAGGTGGTGAAAAAAGTTTGACTGCCTCAGTGAATGAGAGAAAAGAGGAACTGGATGATGAAGCACAGAATGCGGAAGAGGGATGCATGGAGGAAGAGGATCGGTACTCAAATGTCAGTAGCCTAGAGGGCCAAAATGAAGGAACCATCGTTAGTGAGAGCTTTAAAGAGGAAGAGCATTCATTATCCCAAGGAACTATGGACTCGCAGGGTATCGATGCATCCAATGCTCAAGATTCTGCTCACAAGCTGAATGATAATACCTGTGCCTTTGAATATCAGGATTCAGTTAAGGATAATGACTCTTTAAATGTTGCTGGTCAAGAAAATGGAAAAAGTTCCTCTGTCATTTGTGGATTAGGCCTAGGGGGTAGCAATCAAACGTTTGAGTCTTGTTTGGAATTTCCTGAAAATCAATCGCTGAAAACTAGATTTCAGGAGATCGTTGGTAGTGGCACTCAAAGTACAAACTCAACCTATGAGGAAAGTGCAAGTGATTCCCTTCGTGGAAGTGGAGGGAAAGAGGATCACAGTAGCTTTGATTTTTTGGAGCGTTGTTTAGGTCTGAACAACTTTGGAATTGAACAGAAGTCCTGTATTGAAAATGAGTGGCTAAGACCTATCGACGAGTCAAATGTATCGTCTTGTTTGGAAGAGGACCAGGCATCCCAACAGAACCTAATGCGCCATATCGAGCCACCAGACCTTGTGAGAGCTGGTCTTGAAAACACAAGAGAGACAATTCGTAAAGTATTCACAGCAGATGATGAGCAAGAACCCCCAGTGCTAAGTGAATGCTACGGTGAACCATTGTCAGGAGAAGATTGTATGAGTGACACAGAGGGTAATCAGGAAAGGGGGGAGACCGGGTCTATTGATTCCACTGAGTTGAACCAGGAGGGAGGAGATTCAACTATTGATAACATTGAAGACGAGAGGGATTTTGAGGACCAAGCAGCTCAGTTGAAATCTTCACTGTATATGAGGAAATGCATGCACCCTATTGTACTGCTCAGGAACTCTGAACTAAAAAATGACACCGGTGGGGCTTATCAGTGTGCAGCATGCCAAAAGGCTACACAAAGTATAGACCATCTAATTGAGCACCACCATTGTAACCACTCTGAGAACAAATTCAATTTCTGTCAGACCTGTGGTACTTACATGACATGTGATTCACTAGCCAAGAAACATCAGTGTGGTATTATTGATGAAAATGCACAACTCTCTTCTAATATGAAACCACAGAAGAGAAAATCAACCGGGCATCCTTTTCACAAATGTAGATACTGCACACATACATTTGACAGACTCTGTGATTACAACAAGCATGTGCAGAGGCACTCGGGTAGAACTGAACATGAGTGTCATAGGTGTGGCTATAACTTTTCACAATCTCGTAGTCTGAACAGACATTTACGTGAAAAGAAATGCCAGCGTCGAAGTTCACAAGTTCCTGTTAAACAGATTCAAACAACCCCACGTATCAGCATTTACAAAAAGGGAACTGTACATCCATATGTCCTCCCACCAGACAGCCCCTATGCCAATCTTCCAGATTGTTTTGTGAAACTAGTGGACATTTGCAAGGAGCATGTTTGTCGTCTTTGTGGGAAAAGCTTTGCAAGCAGTGCAAAACTCTACAAGCATGGATACAATGTACACCATACAAAAACCAGGTCCTATAAGGTTCGGCCTAAGTGTCAGAACACATACAGGTCATATAAGTGTCAGAAATGCCTGATGACATTCAATTATTCAAGCAATTTTAGCAGGCACAAGAAAAGATGCAAAGGAGCTGACATGAATGAGAAATTCAAGTGCCCTCTTTGCCCACGCCTTTTCAAATATTCCTACAACCGGTCCCGCCATTTGCGTGAGCAGTGCATTAAAGACTTTACACAGGGAATCTCAGGGAAAGTTGACATGAAATTTCGATGCCCCTTCTGCACCACCACCTTTACTAATGCTTCTAACCGACATAGACACATACGACTGGTGTGCCTCAAGGAATATATACACAATGAGACTTCAAGGACCAAAGCTGAACGCCAGGAAAACATGGCCCAGAAAGAATCACAAAAGCCGCCACTGAAAACAGCACTGAATCAAAATGAGCCGGGTCTCAAATGCAACTACTGTCCGGCCGTTTTTGCTCATTCTTCTGGAAAGTACAGACACATGAGGAAACATAAGTTGTTTGAAAACACTGGAAAAAAGATCAAGTTCAGGTATTCAAGCCTAGTTCCCATTTCTAACAAGTCCAAGGCTATTATTGAGGAGCCCAAAGACGGTCCACTCTCCAGTGAAGTCAGCAGCCAGCCCTTTTCCTGTCTCTTCTGTGGAAAATGGTTCAACACTTCATATTCCCTGAAGAAACACATCTGTAGTATGCACATGGGTGAGAAACCATATCGCTGCCTGGAATGTGGGAAACGTTTTGGGAAAGAAATCCATCTTGTTGCTCACAAAAAAGTGCACCAGCGAAGGATACAGTGTACTGTTTGCAAGAAGATACTTCCTAGCATTGGGGACTTGATTCAACACAGCCAATCTCACATCAAAAAGGGCATGCTTCAGTGCCCAGACTGTCCATCGCAGTTCCAGTACCCAGTGCATCTTCTTCGACATATGGCATCACATCACAAACTTCAGCAAGAGCAGCCACTCAAAGAGAAAAAACAGAGGCACCCCTCAAAATTTGAGCCGCTTGGGTCCTTGCCACCAGTCAAAGAGCGGGAAGGGGGAGAAAAGTTGGGGTGCCCCATATGCCCAGAGGTCTTTCACAGTGGCACAGAACTGAGTAGTCATTGCCTAAGCCATGTATCTGAGTCCTCTTCAAGTCAGTGTCTGTTTTGTAAACGCCTCTTCTCTTCCCGCACATCTTTGGTGCGTCATATACGCATTCATACAGGGGAGAAACCATTTTCTTGTCAGAGTTGTGGAGAATCTTTTCGTCGAAAAGAATATCTCCAGTTGCACCAAGAAAAGTGTCCAGGTCCACAAAGCAAACAAGAACTGCCCACTATCAAAGAAAGTGAAGATGTCTCATCAAAATCTTTGGTGACAAGAATAAGGAAAGTATACAAATGTTCATACTGTCCTCGGGAATTTGACAAATTGCCCCGTTTATTACTGCACCACAATGGCCACATGCAAAATACAGTAACCCCCTGTCCAAAATGTGGTAAATGTTACAGACAAAGGCGCAAGTTACATGAAAGACTTTGCAATGGCTCAAACATAAAATCTATAGAGCCAGTGAGCACTGTCTGGCATCCTTGTAGGAATTGTGGGAGGAAGTTTTCAAGAGATTATAATCGAGATGTCCATGAGAGGATTTGCAACTCTGTAAAGCCCTTGCAAAAAAACACCAGCAATTCTGGCAACTCAAACATGCATCCTTGCAGGAATTGTGGAAAGTACTTTACAAGGAGTGATAATCGGAATTTCCATGAGAAGACTTGCAACTCTGCCAAGCCCTTGCAAAAAAACACCATAGAAATTAGGACAAGTAGCAGGGACAAGTTGCAGCACAAATGCCCCCACTGTCCAAGCAAGTTCAAGTACAGAAGTTTTCTCCTGAGACATATTGGGTCACACACTGGAGAAAAATCATATCCATGCATGCACTGTGGTCACAGCTATGTAATCCAGTTACGATGCTTACAGCATGAAGCTTTCTGTGATGGTGTTAATAGACAAAAGCCACCAAGCACCAGCCTTGGTGAATATAAGTGCAATATCTGCACAAAAATCTTCATGAAATCCCGAAACTTAAGGCGGCACATCCTAACTCACACAGAGGTAAAGCCATATCGCTGTAAGGCCTGTGACAGCTGTTTCTCCAGACATGATCATCTAAAACTGCACCAGAGTCGCTGCAAAGGGAAAAGACAACGTTTAGAGGTTCGCATTGCCAAAATTAGTCTTGCAGATGTTGGAAGGGGCTGGCAAAATAACCTGAACATTACCGATTCAGGAAAGCAACAAGGGTTTGTCTGCAGCATATGTTCAAAGATCTTCCCCTCTCACAGCATTATGTCCCGACATATTGCCATGTCACATGCTATAAGAACCGTCAGTTCATTTACTCATGAAAAATCACTTAAGAGACATATAAACATTGGTGCATGTCAAAGATTTTACGCAAAAACAAAGCTTTCAGAAAAGCTAAATGTTACAAGCCCACCATCTAGAGAGACAAACCGACTTCTACAGAGGATCCAACTGCAATATAAAGACAAACGCAAATTCAAATGTACCTTTTGCCCTCGCCTTTTCAAAAGTGGCGAGCAATTGAGGGTGCACACCCGCTTGCATACAGGGGAGAAACCTTTTGGATGTTCTAATTGTGGTGAAAGATTTATCCGTAGGGACTACCTGCAGCGCCATTTGAACAGGTGCAAATGGGAACTTCTTGATAGAGTGCTTTGTGACAGATGTGGCAACGTATTTTTGCCAGACGAACTCGAGAAGCATCAACTGACATGTGTTGTCAAGTGTAAATCACCTGCCCGTAGTCGAACTGAGTCCACTACTCGCAGTcccccaaaagggttctcctgtgCTAATTGCAGTGCCCGCTTCCTGCTGTTCTCACAGCTCCAGCAACACTTTCTCAACACACATAGAGACATTCCAACAAATCAGGCTTCACCTTTACAGGAGCAGTTGTCTAGCATGGTGAACATAAAAGAGGAGCCTATGGATGAAGGATATGGTGACACTTGGCAGAATAGTGATAACAATCTCATGCTTGATCAAGACTGTGATCCAAACTATATGAACAAACCCATTAAATGTCCACAGTGCAACTTGCACTTTGGAAATAAGGGTGGACTTTCTGGACACATGCGTACACATTTAGGAGAGTACCCATTCAACTGCAAGAAATGCAATAAAGGCTTTTGGAACAAAAACTTATGTCGGAAACATGTAAGGAAATGTAGACTTGTAAAGGTCATGAAGGAAGAAGTTAACACTGACTATGTAATTACTTCAGAGCTAGATCCTACTCTTAAAGAGACTGTCCTAGTCTTCAACCAAGGTTACAAAACAACAGGCACTGGGG of Oncorhynchus gorbuscha isolate QuinsamMale2020 ecotype Even-year linkage group LG15, OgorEven_v1.0, whole genome shotgun sequence contains these proteins:
- the LOC123997325 gene encoding zinc finger protein Xfin-like, translated to MAQGFNTCFRNLPPLSSDSRTLNVPLDSEDSLAHHLESLIEHNDLSNTVVSPENISSDLNLSSNFFSNSNTSSDFVQQKYYDDVVWQDEGQPVHHEDDEENECAWKSPETNTGSPESMSTTESEVEEGQDEPPEKEKETFMMQENKYSETSGAPESLSVSEDEGEKDHLDGEAHEKDETCMDQDDQHTDSPSGGEKSLTASVNERKEELDDEAQNAEEGCMEEEDRYSNVSSLEGQNEGTIVSESFKEEEHSLSQGTMDSQGIDASNAQDSAHKLNDNTCAFEYQDSVKDNDSLNVAGQENGKSSSVICGLGLGGSNQTFESCLEFPENQSLKTRFQEIVGSGTQSTNSTYEESASDSLRGSGGKEDHSSFDFLERCLGLNNFGIEQKSCIENEWLRPIDESNVSSCLEEDQASQQNLMRHIEPPDLVRAGLENTRETIRKVFTADDEQEPPVLSECYGEPLSGEDCMSDTEGNQERGETGSIDSTELNQEGGDSTIDNIEDERDFEDQAAQLKSSLYMRKCMHPIVLLRNSELKNDTGGAYQCAACQKATQSIDHLIEHHHCNHSENKFNFCQTCGTYMTCDSLAKKHQCGIIDENAQLSSNMKPQKRKSTGHPFHKCRYCTHTFDRLCDYNKHVQRHSGRTEHECHRCGYNFSQSRSLNRHLREKKCQRRSSQVPVKQIQTTPRISIYKKGTVHPYVLPPDSPYANLPDCFVKLVDICKEHVCRLCGKSFASSAKLYKHGYNVHHTKTRSYKVRPKCQNTYRSYKCQKCLMTFNYSSNFSRHKKRCKGADMNEKFKCPLCPRLFKYSYNRSRHLREQCIKDFTQGISGKVDMKFRCPFCTTTFTNASNRHRHIRLVCLKEYIHNETSRTKAERQENMAQKESQKPPLKTALNQNEPGLKCNYCPAVFAHSSGKYRHMRKHKLFENTGKKIKFRYSSLVPISNKSKAIIEEPKDGPLSSEVSSQPFSCLFCGKWFNTSYSLKKHICSMHMGEKPYRCLECGKRFGKEIHLVAHKKVHQRRIQCTVCKKILPSIGDLIQHSQSHIKKGMLQCPDCPSQFQYPVHLLRHMASHHKLQQEQPLKEKKQRHPSKFEPLGSLPPVKEREGGEKLGCPICPEVFHSGTELSSHCLSHVSESSSSQCLFCKRLFSSRTSLVRHIRIHTGEKPFSCQSCGESFRRKEYLQLHQEKCPGPQSKQELPTIKESEDVSSKSLVTRIRKVYKCSYCPREFDKLPRLLLHHNGHMQNTVTPCPKCGKCYRQRRKLHERLCNGSNIKSIEPVSTVWHPCRNCGRKFSRDYNRDVHERICNSVKPLQKNTSNSGNSNMHPCRNCGKYFTRSDNRNFHEKTCNSAKPLQKNTIEIRTSSRDKLQHKCPHCPSKFKYRSFLLRHIGSHTGEKSYPCMHCGHSYVIQLRCLQHEAFCDGVNRQKPPSTSLGEYKCNICTKIFMKSRNLRRHILTHTEVKPYRCKACDSCFSRHDHLKLHQSRCKGKRQRLEVRIAKISLADVGRGWQNNLNITDSGKQQGFVCSICSKIFPSHSIMSRHIAMSHAIRTVSSFTHEKSLKRHINIGACQRFYAKTKLSEKLNVTSPPSRETNRLLQRIQLQYKDKRKFKCTFCPRLFKSGEQLRVHTRLHTGEKPFGCSNCGERFIRRDYLQRHLNRCKWELLDRVLCDRCGNVFLPDELEKHQLTCVVKCKSPARSRTESTTRSPPKGFSCANCSARFLLFSQLQQHFLNTHRDIPTNQASPLQEQLSSMVNIKEEPMDEGYGDTWQNSDNNLMLDQDCDPNYMNKPIKCPQCNLHFGNKGGLSGHMRTHLGEYPFNCKKCNKGFWNKNLCRKHVRKCRLVKVMKEEVNTDYVITSELDPTLKETVLVFNQGYKTTGTGVLQTNFSCKDDLKDLTLQNSSGNQGKGRSSHDRRHSGQQVPGNKYQCSECDRSFTDGLLLISHLEDHGREELERKKKFCQPCGKTFAHPSDLARHMRGHWNEKIFSCPQCPQTFPCPSDLDIHRTCHDSNRPFVCKECQQRFWTSQSLENHQSQAHSKELIHTCHVCNKNYSIRSSLVKHIRMKHQTQKNMDVVIHVKEKETAVQDKFDMDVDVDGGSNASNDEDENDANEDNDSDSADYFPCHVCGKTFTTSESLEDHQRCHLGEKPHECAECGKCFFQAGQLQQHLRSHKSEYQCQICGRGFVSLFALRKHKHTHGKSRQHRCSKCPLSFTGPSQLAEHMGTHRDDNFPCDICDRTFSCKMSRAEHRKIHTETED